The window GTCAAGAGTCAAAACGCTGAAGCAGTTGTCAAATTTCTCGATTTTATAGCAGGCCCCGGACAAACAAGCCTAAAGCTCGGTTTTGAAAATGAAATATGGACCCGGGTGAACGGAAAGCTTTCTATCCGGTTCGACGAGCACACGAAGCATGGTTATCGGGGTATCTATGGATCGTTGGTCGATACCGCAGAGCGGGAAATAACACAAGATCGGCTGGAGGGACTCGGCGAACAGTTTCAGCTATACGAAAACCTGCAGCGAATAGAGAGCAACCTGATGGAAGACCGGTTTAACGGACCACCGACACCCGCAATGGGCAAGCATCACGTCAAGTTGTCCAAACTGCAAGAAGAGACATTTACGCGAATCATCGCAGGAATGAGCCCTATCGAGGAATTCGATGCCTTTGTGAAGAAATGGAAGGATGCTGGCGGCGATGAAATAACCGGAGAAGTGAACGAATGGTGGCGAGAAACCGGCAAGTAGCCGGAAAGTAGCAGGGCACGAATGGAGGGACCACCACTATGTTAAAAGAAATCCTGCCCAAAGTGCGCAAAATACTGGTCGGTTATATTCAGATTCGGCTAACATGGTACTTTTTACTGATTCTGCTTCCGCTTGCCGGTTTCAGTCTTTTTGCCATCTCAAAATCACAGACGATATTAGAAGTGCAAACGGGTGAGAGGACACAAGGGGCTCTGCATACGATGACGGATTACATCGATCTGACACTGCAGAACCTCGAACAGCTTTCTTCGCTGATCGCGTTCGATATGAACATGAATACGACACTGCAGTCCGTCGGGCAGGAGCCGGAGAAGCAGTCGTTCGTTCATTTTGCACAAGTGATGGACCAGTTAACGAACATGACGACGGTCAATTTAATTGTGGATCAAATCACCATCATCCATATGCCGTCACGTACCGTCATTTCCACCAAACTTGGGGGACGCAAGCTGTCCGAAGGAGCGGAGAAGCAGGAATGGTATCAGCGATTAATGGAGTCGAGTGGGGGCACGGTTTTTTTTACGCCGAAGGAGGGGGAATCTTACTTTGATGCAGACAGCGTTCATCTAATCCGGACGATGGATCCTTATAACAGGACACTCATTAATCCGAATCTGCTCGTGCTTTCCGTCAAAAAAAGCGCCCTCATTGAGTTGGCGAAACCGCTGCTTCCCTCCAAAAATGCGAACATCTATCTGTTTGGAAGCGATGGAAGCTCGATCACTGGCACGGGTGCGAGTGTGCATCCTCAAGTCTGGGACACAGTGAACGAGGTTAGGTCCATCCGTAAGTCACAGCAAACCGGTATAGAAATGGTTTCGATCAGCGTGAAATCGAAGTTTTCCGGATGGTCGCTCATGATGGAGCAGCCCTTGGAGGAGCTTCGCAGCCATACCGACTCTCTAAAGGTGTTTAGTTATGGGATTTTAGCCGTCAGCCTTGTGCTGGCCGTTTGGATTTCCTGGATCATCTATAGGGGGATTTCTGCCCCGCTGCGGAAGCTAGCCTATGGGATGAAGCAGCTCCGTACAGGTAATTTCACCATCCAACTGGAAGATACGCGCGTAGATGAATTGGGATATGTTATTGAATCGTTCAACCGGATGGCTGAGAACCAGAAGACACTTATTCGTGACCACTATGAGAAGCAGCTTTTACTTTCCAAAATAGAGCTTAAATTTTTGCAATCACAAATCAACCCTCATTTTCTTTATAACACACTTGACTCCATCTATTGGACGGCCAAAAACTATGAAGCGGATGAAATCAGTGAAATGGTGATTAATCTGTCGAAATTTTTCCGGCTAAGCCTGAACAAGGGAAACGAAACGTTTGCGGTCGGGGAGACGATCGAGCATTTGAAATATTACATTAAAGTCCAACAGTTGAGGTTCTTGGATCATTTTACCGTTCGGTACGACATCGCCGAGGAAAGCGCTCCATATCATGTATTGAAGCTACTCTTACAGCCGCTTGTTGAAAATGCTGTGTTACACGGTCTGGAAAAACAGAGTGGGGGCGGAGAGCTCTTCATTTCCTCGTATTTGGAAGGTAATCGGCTTGTGCTCGAAGTATGCGACAACGGGGTTGGGGTCAATAATGAAAGGCTTTCCTATATTCGCAGTAAACTAGAGGAAGCTTCTAAGCTAGCGGCAGAAGGTATTTCGACGGAACTCAAGAAGGAAAAGGATCTGTTCGGACTGCGAAATGTGGTCACACGGATGATTATGTACTACGGCAAGGAATCGCAGTTTCTCTTCGAGAGCGACGCTAAGAGGGGCACACGGATCACGCTCCGACTACCGCTGGACAAATGTGTGTCGCCTTTAGAAGAGCAGGCGGGCTGAGGGTTTTTGTGAATTTCAGTCCATTGTATTTCATTATTTAACGGCCCATTCGCGGATGTTGCGAACGGAGCCGTTTTTTTTGCTATTGTTCCACGATTGAAAATCAGTTGCTTTAACAAATAGGTTAGCGCTGACGCTCAGTGAAAATTTGAAAGATTACACCGAACTTGTCTATGACCATACCGTAAGCAGGGCTAAAATGAGTTTCTTGCAGTTCCAAGCTTACTTGGCCGTCTTGTCTTAACGATTCATATAGCTGTACAGCTTGTTCCTTGTCAGAAGTTGTTATACAGATGGTAACTTGTTTGCCAATAGGATGCGATTGACCCGGAGAAATATCGGAAACCATAAGTTCTGTTTGACCGACTTTTAGCACCGAATGAGCTATACGGTCTCTTGCATGTGCCGGTAATGGTATTTCGGGTGTTTCTGGACTCTCTCCAAATGTTTGGATAAAGACAACTTTAGCCTCTAATGATTGCACATAAAAATCGATAGCTTCTTTGGCATTTCCGTCCAACATAATAAAAGGTGTTAAATGTAAAATCATGATCAAACAACTCCCTAGACACAAATTTTTATTCTTTCGAACGATGTTCAGAAATTCTTGTGGGCTCAATGTCAATACTAACTTATAATAGTGACAGTAGTTGTCATAAATATAAAAAACGGAGAAATGTTATGTCCAAATCGAAACGACTCCTGGCATTGATGATGACCATAAACCGAAAACGGAAGTTTACTGTCAAGGAACTTGCTCAAGAGTTTGAGGTGTCATCGAGAACGATTTTAAGAGACTTACAGGAATTAAGTGAGTTAGGGGTTCCCTTATATTCGGAAGTGGGACCTCACGGCGGTTATCAGGTGTTGAATGAAAGAATCCTGCCACCCATCGCCTTTAGCGAGGATGAGGCCATAGCCTTATTTTTTGCCTGTTATGCCCTGCGGCATTATGCATACCTTCCCTTTAAAACAGAAGCTTCTTCGGCATTGAGCAAGTTTTATAACTACATGTCTGGAGACGTCCGGGATCGTATTGATCAAATGAAGAACCGGGTTGACTTTATAACACCGTCAAGACATTCGGAATCCCCCTATTTATCCATCTTGCTGGATGGGGCTATCGATCAAAAAGTCCTTCTCATCGATTATGAATCGCGAGAAGGAATATCGAGTAGGGAAATACAGCCGATTGGCATCTATGCAAGCAACGGTTTATGGTACTGTCCAGCTTATTGCTTTCTTCGCGGCGATATTCGTGTATTCCGATGTGACAGAATGCATTCAGCGGTTTCTTCTTCTGCTTCCAAACCGATGGATCTTCGGCATGTTCATCTTGGAAATAGAGAATCTCTTAACAAGGTGGAAGAGGAGGAAGTTATTTTATATGTGGAATTGAGCAAAGAAGGTGTCCAGAAGTGCGAGGCTGAATTATGGACGGTATCTAAATTGCATATCCGTAACGATGGCACAGGTTGGCTTGACGGTAACATTGCGAAGAGTGACATCCCTTTTTTCGCAAAGTTTGTTCTTGGTTTGGGAAATGAGGCGACAGTAACAAGTCCACCGGAATTGGTGGATGCGATGAAAGAGATGATTGCTGAGATCATGGCAAAATATAAGTAAGAATATATGATTAATCGTTGAGGAAGGTGTAAATCGAGTGACGAGTTTGCCGCGCAGTTCGACAAAGCTTGTGACTTTCGTTATAATGAGAACTGCCAAAAGGAGGGAACTAATATGAACGAAACATTGCCACCAAAAACGTGTTCGATCGATCGACTCGTAACGAAAGAAGCTGAAGTTAGCAAAGTGCTCGCTGGTGAGAAAACAGCTTGCAGACGTAATGGACGCTATGCAGATATCGGTGAAACGATGGAATTGCAAGGCACTGCATTTACAGTAACTAATGTTTACCAACAAGCTTTGGGTGAATTAACTGTGGAACATGCAAAAGCAGAAGGCCATACGTCCGTAGATGAGTACCGTGATAGTATTTTAGCTATGCATCCAGGAATGCCATGGCTGCCACAGATGAAAGTATGGGTACACGAATTTCAAAAGGCTGAATAAGTAGGAACAAAAAACAGTGTGGATCTAAGGATCTGCACTGTTTTGTTGAATTCTCAGATAGAACGGATGATGGTGTTGTCTTGGTACGTACTGCTTTTATATATCCATATATTTAGTGTTGTTTTAAGTATTGGTCCTTATTTTATCTTGTTTCCATTATTAGCTAGCATTCGTAATGCGCCATTCGAGCAATTGCCAAACTACCTTGAGCCATTTCGCATTACAGTTCGGCTTACAAAGCATGCCGGCCACGTGCTTGTAGCAACAGGGATTTTACTCACGTGGTTAACGGCTTGGACGTGGAAAACATCATGGATTATCGTCACGGTTCTCATCATGGTTGCTTCGCTGTACTTTATTGCCCGTGCATTCTCGCCTCTGCTTCGTAAGCTCAAGGCACCACACGAGAATCGAGATTTCTTAGTCAACAAGCTGCACAAGGCATTAATCTGGTATGTCATTATTACGCTGTCGATGATGTGGTTTATGGTGGCCAAACCGACCCTTTGGTAAAATGGTTAAACAGTTGGCTTTCGAGCGTACATCACGACGAAATTATAATATTTGTAGACGCAGTCAACGTCCATGAAGCCACAAGCCCGAAGCCAGTTCAGCTGTTGATCGAGGGGAGCCATTTTATCCAGCTTCGTCCTTTCGTAGGCAGCTTGCAAAGCTTCAGGAGTTAGATCAGTGGCTTCTACTTTGGCCACCCAATCAGAACGGTACAATTGTTCAAGGAAAGGGCTGCTGCCTTGGACTTGATCTGCGTTAACGAAAACCCCGCCTGGTTTAAGCAGCTTAAAAATCCTTTCATATAGGGCATGTTTATCCTGATCCTCGAGATGGTGAATGGAGAGCGAAGAAATGACGCAATCAAATGGTTCTGAAGTCTCGAATGTACTATAATCCTCAGCAATATAGGTCATATTGGGTTGGGTTTCTCCAAATCGCCGTTTAGCGATGTCGAGCATGCTTTGCGAGAGATCAATTAGTGTTATTTTCGCATTTGGGTATTTACTAAGTACGTATAAGGAGAAAAGGCCTGTCCCAGCTCCTAGGTCAAGAATACGTGGAGATTCATGATCGACCTGTACAAGTGAAGTGGCTGTGTGGTAAAAATCATCAAAACAAGGAATCAGTTTTCTCCGCTGGCTATCATACTTCTCAGCAATTTCGTTGAATTTTGTTGTGATTTGCTGGTTTGCTGTCTCGCTCATAGGCTGAT is drawn from Paenibacillus sp. V4I7 and contains these coding sequences:
- a CDS encoding sensor histidine kinase is translated as MLKEILPKVRKILVGYIQIRLTWYFLLILLPLAGFSLFAISKSQTILEVQTGERTQGALHTMTDYIDLTLQNLEQLSSLIAFDMNMNTTLQSVGQEPEKQSFVHFAQVMDQLTNMTTVNLIVDQITIIHMPSRTVISTKLGGRKLSEGAEKQEWYQRLMESSGGTVFFTPKEGESYFDADSVHLIRTMDPYNRTLINPNLLVLSVKKSALIELAKPLLPSKNANIYLFGSDGSSITGTGASVHPQVWDTVNEVRSIRKSQQTGIEMVSISVKSKFSGWSLMMEQPLEELRSHTDSLKVFSYGILAVSLVLAVWISWIIYRGISAPLRKLAYGMKQLRTGNFTIQLEDTRVDELGYVIESFNRMAENQKTLIRDHYEKQLLLSKIELKFLQSQINPHFLYNTLDSIYWTAKNYEADEISEMVINLSKFFRLSLNKGNETFAVGETIEHLKYYIKVQQLRFLDHFTVRYDIAEESAPYHVLKLLLQPLVENAVLHGLEKQSGGGELFISSYLEGNRLVLEVCDNGVGVNNERLSYIRSKLEEASKLAAEGISTELKKEKDLFGLRNVVTRMIMYYGKESQFLFESDAKRGTRITLRLPLDKCVSPLEEQAG
- a CDS encoding VOC family protein, giving the protein MILHLTPFIMLDGNAKEAIDFYVQSLEAKVVFIQTFGESPETPEIPLPAHARDRIAHSVLKVGQTELMVSDISPGQSHPIGKQVTICITTSDKEQAVQLYESLRQDGQVSLELQETHFSPAYGMVIDKFGVIFQIFTERQR
- a CDS encoding YafY family protein — protein: MSKSKRLLALMMTINRKRKFTVKELAQEFEVSSRTILRDLQELSELGVPLYSEVGPHGGYQVLNERILPPIAFSEDEAIALFFACYALRHYAYLPFKTEASSALSKFYNYMSGDVRDRIDQMKNRVDFITPSRHSESPYLSILLDGAIDQKVLLIDYESREGISSREIQPIGIYASNGLWYCPAYCFLRGDIRVFRCDRMHSAVSSSASKPMDLRHVHLGNRESLNKVEEEEVILYVELSKEGVQKCEAELWTVSKLHIRNDGTGWLDGNIAKSDIPFFAKFVLGLGNEATVTSPPELVDAMKEMIAEIMAKYK
- a CDS encoding ASCH domain-containing protein, with the translated sequence MNETLPPKTCSIDRLVTKEAEVSKVLAGEKTACRRNGRYADIGETMELQGTAFTVTNVYQQALGELTVEHAKAEGHTSVDEYRDSILAMHPGMPWLPQMKVWVHEFQKAE
- a CDS encoding DUF2269 family protein, encoding MLNSQIERMMVLSWYVLLLYIHIFSVVLSIGPYFILFPLLASIRNAPFEQLPNYLEPFRITVRLTKHAGHVLVATGILLTWLTAWTWKTSWIIVTVLIMVASLYFIARAFSPLLRKLKAPHENRDFLVNKLHKALIWYVIITLSMMWFMVAKPTLW
- a CDS encoding trans-aconitate 2-methyltransferase; translated protein: MSETANQQITTKFNEIAEKYDSQRRKLIPCFDDFYHTATSLVQVDHESPRILDLGAGTGLFSLYVLSKYPNAKITLIDLSQSMLDIAKRRFGETQPNMTYIAEDYSTFETSEPFDCVISSLSIHHLEDQDKHALYERIFKLLKPGGVFVNADQVQGSSPFLEQLYRSDWVAKVEATDLTPEALQAAYERTKLDKMAPLDQQLNWLRACGFMDVDCVYKYYNFVVMYARKPTV